One window from the genome of Acidimicrobiales bacterium encodes:
- a CDS encoding NYN domain-containing protein, whose product MRWVVDGMNVIGSVPDGWWRDRPGARRRLVAALATLAGPDDEVTVVFDGRPGPGEVEDAAAAGIDARFAPGGPNAADRAIEDLLPSLGDLGTVTVVTSDAALAHAVRQAGAAVEGVKAFRARLPA is encoded by the coding sequence GTGCGCTGGGTCGTCGACGGGATGAACGTCATCGGGTCGGTCCCCGACGGGTGGTGGCGCGACCGGCCGGGGGCGCGCCGCCGGCTCGTGGCGGCGCTCGCCACCCTGGCCGGCCCCGACGACGAGGTCACGGTGGTGTTCGACGGGCGCCCCGGTCCCGGGGAGGTCGAGGACGCCGCCGCCGCCGGGATCGACGCCCGCTTCGCGCCGGGCGGGCCGAACGCCGCCGACCGGGCCATCGAGGATCTGCTCCCCTCGTTGGGCGACCTCGGCACGGTGACGGTGGTGACCTCCGACGCCGCCCTCGCCCACGCCGTCCGGCAAGCCGGCGCGGCCGTGGAGGGGGTCAAGGCCTTCCGGGCCCGGCTGCCGGCGTAG
- the ald gene encoding alanine dehydrogenase: MIVGVPTERKPGENRVALTPDGARELCTHGHRVLVETGAGAGSSIPDDAYRAAGAELVTTEDAWGARLVLKVKEPQLGEYGFLRPDLVLFTFLHLAAYPELADALLVSGATAIAYETVRTASGALPLLAPMSEVAGRLAPQVGAHFLERGNGGRGVLLGGAPGVRPGRVVVLGAGTVGTNAAWIAQGMEAEVILIDRDLDRLRVVDQIHRGRIMTLASSRAVVERSMADADLVIGAVLVPGGKAPVVATEDMVRAMKPGTVIVDVAVDQGGCIETTVETTHEHPVVERHGVLHYGVGNIPAAVPHTSTYALTNATFPYALVVADHGARGALEVEPALAGGVLVTSGQLTNPAVADALGRSAVEPLTALPPA, translated from the coding sequence GTGATCGTCGGAGTCCCCACCGAGCGCAAGCCGGGCGAGAACCGGGTGGCGCTCACCCCCGACGGGGCCCGCGAGCTGTGCACGCACGGGCACCGCGTCCTGGTGGAGACCGGGGCCGGCGCGGGATCGTCGATCCCCGACGATGCCTACCGCGCCGCGGGCGCCGAGCTGGTCACCACCGAGGACGCCTGGGGGGCCCGGCTCGTGCTCAAGGTCAAGGAGCCCCAGCTCGGGGAGTACGGCTTCCTGCGGCCGGACCTCGTGCTGTTCACCTTCCTGCACCTCGCCGCCTACCCGGAGCTCGCCGACGCCCTGCTGGTGTCGGGCGCCACGGCCATCGCCTACGAGACGGTCCGGACCGCGTCCGGGGCCCTCCCCCTGCTGGCGCCCATGAGCGAGGTGGCGGGACGGCTCGCGCCCCAGGTGGGTGCCCACTTCCTCGAGCGGGGCAACGGGGGCCGCGGCGTCCTGCTCGGCGGGGCGCCGGGGGTGCGCCCCGGCCGGGTGGTCGTGCTCGGGGCGGGCACCGTGGGCACCAACGCGGCGTGGATCGCCCAGGGGATGGAGGCCGAGGTCATCCTCATCGACCGCGACCTCGACCGGTTGCGGGTGGTCGACCAGATCCACCGCGGCCGGATCATGACCCTGGCGTCGAGCCGGGCCGTGGTCGAGCGGTCCATGGCCGACGCCGACCTCGTCATCGGTGCGGTGCTGGTCCCCGGGGGCAAGGCGCCCGTCGTGGCCACCGAGGACATGGTGCGCGCCATGAAGCCGGGCACCGTGATCGTGGACGTCGCCGTCGACCAGGGCGGGTGCATCGAGACGACGGTCGAGACGACCCATGAGCACCCCGTCGTCGAGCGCCACGGCGTCCTGCACTACGGCGTCGGCAACATCCCCGCCGCGGTGCCGCACACCTCGACGTACGCCCTCACCAACGCCACCTTCCCCTACGCCCTGGTGGTGGCCGACCACGGCGCCCGAGGGGCCCTCGAGGTCGAGCCCGCGCTGGCCGGCGGGGTCCTGGTGACGTCGGGGCAGCTCACCAACCCCGCCGTGGCCGACGCCCTGGGCCGGTCCGCCGTCGAGCCACTCACCGCCCTTCCACCCGCCTAG
- a CDS encoding VOC family protein has translation MSESTIEPDNGAPGGAEEMRPGDVGYASLWVPDVERAEAFYGAVLGWTFAPGSVPQGRQVAGTEPHHGIWGGQARSTLFLCHAVDDVDEAVARVRAAGGDAEEPSDEPYGRVATCADDQGMPFAVFEPPTGPPPRGAPHGRRQGDLAYVTLLVRDSALARAFFAAVLGWSFVSGRVADGWQTDDVRPGTGLQGGHAEATVVPMYLVDDIAAAVARARVAGGVASDPERQPYGLQSTCTDDQGTRFYLGEL, from the coding sequence GTGTCCGAGTCGACCATCGAGCCCGACAACGGCGCGCCGGGCGGCGCCGAGGAGATGCGCCCCGGCGACGTCGGCTACGCGTCGCTGTGGGTCCCCGACGTCGAGCGCGCCGAGGCGTTCTACGGTGCGGTCCTCGGGTGGACCTTCGCGCCGGGGAGCGTGCCGCAGGGGCGCCAGGTGGCCGGCACCGAGCCCCACCACGGCATCTGGGGCGGGCAGGCTCGCAGCACGCTGTTCCTGTGCCACGCCGTGGACGACGTCGACGAGGCCGTGGCCCGGGTGCGCGCCGCGGGCGGCGACGCCGAGGAGCCCAGCGACGAACCCTACGGACGCGTCGCCACCTGTGCCGACGACCAGGGCATGCCCTTCGCCGTCTTCGAGCCGCCGACGGGCCCGCCGCCGCGCGGGGCGCCCCACGGGCGGCGCCAGGGCGACCTCGCCTACGTCACGCTCCTGGTGCGCGACTCGGCGCTGGCCCGGGCGTTCTTCGCCGCCGTGCTCGGGTGGTCCTTCGTTTCCGGACGCGTCGCCGACGGCTGGCAGACCGACGACGTGCGACCCGGGACCGGCCTCCAGGGCGGCCACGCCGAGGCGACGGTGGTGCCCATGTACCTCGTCGACGACATCGCCGCCGCCGTGGCGCGGGCCCGGGTGGCCGGCGGTGTCGCCTCCGACCCCGAGCGCCAGCCCTACGGGCTCCAGTCGACGTGCACCGACGACCAGGGGACCCGCTTCTACCTCGGCGAGCTCTGA
- a CDS encoding helix-turn-helix domain-containing protein translates to MPGSPSARRVVTVVDFLASRPGESFGLSELSRALGMSKATAHGVCTSLTEAGWLLRHPVDKSYTLGPALIAAGQAAGARQLDLVDHARPVMDELAHLLAVQVVASSTVADEMVLLATTGRPGPMWLAFTVGQRVPLAPPLGTVFLAWAGQDAVERWLDRLGPDATEADKRRLRGALGVVRHRGYALNLEAVANLNLSRALTGRDVAGTEEAGTDTRRRALAVVVEELAREEYLLQELEAGATYRLSQISAPVFGADGSVALALTVVGLPERLAGEEIPRYGDALLAAARRVTRSIHGRVPAGPTPPADSAPAAGPAAAPTRVEAGAGVAAGGARP, encoded by the coding sequence GTGCCCGGGTCGCCGTCGGCCCGACGGGTGGTGACCGTGGTCGACTTCCTGGCGTCGCGTCCGGGTGAGTCCTTCGGCCTCTCCGAGCTGTCGCGTGCGCTCGGCATGTCGAAGGCCACTGCCCACGGCGTGTGCACCTCGCTCACCGAGGCGGGCTGGCTGCTGCGCCACCCCGTCGACAAGTCCTACACCCTGGGGCCGGCGCTGATCGCGGCCGGGCAGGCCGCCGGCGCCCGCCAGCTCGACCTCGTCGACCACGCCCGGCCGGTGATGGACGAGCTCGCCCACCTCCTCGCCGTGCAGGTCGTCGCCTCGAGCACGGTGGCCGACGAGATGGTGCTGCTCGCCACCACCGGGCGCCCGGGGCCGATGTGGCTCGCCTTCACCGTCGGCCAACGCGTCCCCCTGGCGCCCCCCCTCGGCACGGTCTTCCTGGCGTGGGCGGGCCAAGACGCCGTGGAGCGGTGGCTCGACCGGCTCGGGCCCGACGCCACCGAGGCGGACAAGCGGCGGCTGCGCGGCGCGCTGGGCGTGGTGCGGCACCGGGGCTACGCCCTCAACCTGGAGGCCGTCGCCAACCTGAACCTGAGCCGCGCCCTGACCGGGCGCGACGTGGCCGGGACCGAGGAGGCGGGGACCGACACCCGCCGCCGGGCGCTCGCCGTGGTGGTCGAGGAGCTGGCCCGCGAGGAGTACCTGCTGCAGGAGCTCGAGGCCGGTGCCACGTACCGGCTGAGCCAGATCTCGGCGCCCGTGTTCGGCGCCGACGGGTCGGTGGCCCTCGCCCTCACCGTGGTCGGCCTGCCCGAGCGGCTGGCGGGGGAGGAGATCCCCCGGTACGGCGACGCGCTGCTGGCGGCGGCGCGGCGGGTGACCCGGTCCATCCACGGGCGTGTGCCGGCGGGCCCGACTCCGCCGGCGGATTCGGCCCCGGCCGCCGGCCCAGCGGCGGCGCCGACACGCGTGGAGGCCGGCGCCGGTGTGGCCGCCGGAGGGGCGCGGCCGTGA
- a CDS encoding class I SAM-dependent methyltransferase, whose product MPGGSFDERMAEGYDAASVELFEPAVVDPVVGFLADLAGDGKALELGVGTGRIALPLSRRGVRVHGIDLSPAMAARLRDKPGGDEVEVTIGDFATTRVDGTFRLAYVVYNTIENLTTQDEQVDCFCTVAAHLEPRGCFVVEVEVPALRLLPPGETVRAFTVRPPHLGFDELDVATQRGISHHYWVAAGRGEVVSMPFRYVWPAELDLMARIAGMSLRERWGGWNREPFTGDSRRHVSVWEKVP is encoded by the coding sequence GTGCCCGGCGGCTCCTTCGACGAGCGAATGGCCGAGGGGTACGACGCCGCCTCGGTGGAGCTGTTCGAGCCCGCTGTCGTCGACCCCGTCGTCGGCTTCCTGGCCGACCTGGCAGGTGACGGCAAAGCGCTCGAGCTGGGCGTCGGCACCGGTCGGATCGCCCTGCCCCTCAGCCGCCGGGGGGTGCGCGTCCACGGCATCGACCTGTCTCCCGCCATGGCTGCCCGGCTGCGGGACAAGCCGGGCGGGGACGAGGTCGAGGTGACCATCGGCGACTTCGCCACCACCCGGGTGGACGGGACGTTCCGGCTCGCCTACGTCGTGTACAACACGATCGAGAACCTGACCACCCAGGACGAGCAGGTCGACTGTTTCTGCACGGTCGCCGCCCATCTCGAGCCCCGGGGCTGCTTCGTCGTCGAGGTCGAGGTCCCGGCCCTGCGGCTCCTCCCGCCCGGCGAGACGGTCCGGGCGTTCACCGTCCGCCCGCCGCACCTGGGCTTCGACGAACTCGACGTGGCCACACAGCGCGGGATCTCGCATCATTACTGGGTGGCCGCCGGGCGCGGTGAGGTGGTGTCGATGCCCTTTCGCTACGTCTGGCCGGCAGAGCTCGACTTGATGGCGCGCATCGCCGGGATGTCGCTGCGCGAGCGCTGGGGCGGTTGGAACCGCGAGCCGTTCACCGGCGACAGTAGGAGGCACGTGTCGGTGTGGGAGAAGGTGCCCTAG
- a CDS encoding SGNH/GDSL hydrolase family protein, translating into MSAAAPGRSPDVEPFLRGCAFGAAPGVPYPRLDPRDVGRLPADTWQCARIPAGVRLELVGDAVALELGYTTATDDLGYRGDGAGTTFSVWRGGAQVDEQPAVLGAGTVRLALGGPVDAPAVVHLPEGMRPEILALRPVDGTVEPAPSGPRWVAYGDSILEGWVASAPALAWGAVASRRHGLDLVNMGFAGSARGEIPCAEAVAGLTADVVSISHGTNCWTRIPHSAGMFFEGTRAFLEIVRQGHPGTPIVVASPVLRPDAEETPNRLGADLAALRRAMEDAVAARVEAGDDRLVLVPGAAVISAADLADGIHPSDAGHARLAEVFGAAVAAAAAGTTVPGATVPGGG; encoded by the coding sequence GTGAGCGCCGCCGCCCCCGGCCGGTCGCCGGACGTCGAGCCCTTCCTCCGGGGGTGTGCCTTCGGCGCCGCCCCCGGCGTGCCCTATCCCCGGCTCGATCCGCGCGACGTGGGGCGCTTGCCCGCGGACACCTGGCAGTGCGCCCGGATCCCCGCGGGCGTGCGGCTCGAGCTCGTCGGTGACGCCGTCGCCCTCGAGCTCGGCTACACCACCGCCACCGACGACCTCGGGTACCGCGGGGACGGGGCCGGCACGACGTTCTCGGTGTGGCGCGGCGGTGCGCAGGTGGACGAGCAGCCGGCCGTCCTGGGCGCGGGCACGGTCCGGCTGGCCCTCGGCGGCCCGGTGGACGCGCCCGCCGTGGTGCACCTCCCCGAAGGCATGCGCCCCGAGATCCTGGCGCTGCGGCCCGTCGACGGCACCGTCGAGCCCGCGCCGAGCGGCCCGCGCTGGGTGGCCTACGGCGACTCGATCCTCGAGGGCTGGGTGGCGAGCGCCCCGGCGCTCGCCTGGGGGGCCGTGGCGTCGCGCCGGCACGGGCTGGACCTCGTGAACATGGGGTTCGCAGGGTCGGCACGCGGGGAGATCCCCTGTGCCGAGGCGGTCGCCGGGTTGACGGCCGACGTCGTGTCGATTTCGCACGGCACCAATTGCTGGACCCGTATCCCCCACAGCGCCGGCATGTTCTTCGAGGGCACGCGCGCCTTCCTGGAGATCGTGCGCCAAGGGCATCCCGGGACGCCGATCGTCGTGGCGAGCCCCGTGCTTCGCCCCGACGCCGAGGAGACCCCCAACCGCCTCGGGGCCGACCTCGCCGCTCTCCGGCGGGCGATGGAGGACGCCGTGGCGGCGCGCGTCGAGGCCGGTGACGACCGGTTGGTGCTCGTCCCCGGGGCGGCGGTCATCTCGGCCGCGGATCTGGCCGACGGGATCCATCCGAGCGACGCCGGGCACGCCCGGTTGGCGGAGGTCTTCGGTGCCGCCGTCGCCGCGGCCGCCGCCGGCACCACGGTGCCCGGCGCGACCGTGCCCGGTGGGGGCTGA
- a CDS encoding SDR family oxidoreductase, protein MTRTDDTAVPDYPGMLRMDGRGVVVIGAGQGIGRQTSHALAQAGAKVCCVDLDPDLAQDIAGEVGGVPWVGNAAVRADAERLFADAPAALAGIGATRLAGIVDIVGMAQYRGLLDMDDELWDWHHDIVLRHAYLAVSVGGRALRDSGGGVMVFVASASGLTAAPRHAAYGAAKAGLIGLVRSAAVELGPEGIRVNAVAPGIVWTPRVSGYLGDQGKAVNAANSPLDRVALPQDIAAAIMFLASDLSAYVNGQVLSVDGGVGVKFPYPVPTNL, encoded by the coding sequence GTGACGCGTACCGACGACACCGCGGTGCCCGACTATCCGGGCATGCTGCGCATGGACGGCCGCGGCGTGGTCGTCATCGGGGCGGGGCAGGGGATCGGCCGCCAGACGAGCCACGCCCTCGCCCAGGCGGGCGCCAAGGTGTGTTGCGTCGACCTCGACCCCGACCTCGCCCAGGACATCGCCGGCGAAGTGGGCGGCGTCCCCTGGGTCGGCAACGCCGCGGTGCGCGCCGATGCCGAGCGCCTGTTCGCCGACGCCCCTGCCGCCCTCGCCGGCATCGGGGCCACGCGCCTGGCCGGCATCGTCGACATCGTCGGCATGGCCCAGTACCGCGGCCTGCTCGACATGGACGACGAGCTGTGGGACTGGCATCACGACATCGTGCTGCGCCACGCCTACCTGGCCGTGTCCGTCGGGGGTCGGGCGCTGCGCGACAGCGGGGGCGGCGTGATGGTGTTCGTGGCGTCGGCCTCGGGCCTCACCGCCGCGCCGCGCCACGCCGCCTACGGTGCGGCCAAGGCCGGGTTGATCGGACTCGTCCGCTCCGCCGCGGTCGAGCTCGGCCCCGAGGGCATCCGCGTCAACGCCGTGGCCCCGGGCATCGTGTGGACGCCGCGGGTGTCGGGCTATCTCGGGGACCAGGGCAAGGCGGTGAACGCCGCCAACTCCCCGCTCGACCGGGTGGCCCTCCCGCAGGACATCGCGGCGGCGATCATGTTCCTGGCATCGGACCTCTCCGCCTACGTGAACGGGCAGGTCCTGTCGGTCGACGGCGGCGTGGGGGTGAAGTTCCCCTACCCGGTGCCCACGAACCTGTGA
- a CDS encoding LLM class flavin-dependent oxidoreductase, which translates to MGVGVKLDLLYEIDVPKPWPGEHPWGQRQAEQEAYAEALEQIKLADTLGFNTVWHVEHHFREGRSHSPAPEVILGALSQATKNLRLGFGVVLMPHQFCHPVHVAEKVATADILSGGRVEWGTGRSTPMEQTAFHVPVEESRAEWEEAIQAVVQAWREEYFEFHGKYLDFPRRMVTPKPVQVPHPPAWMAATSEGSAAVAGKLGMGLLSFSIMQPIQKMADHIVQYRAAAQNPSPLTEVTTNKVAAYTLVHCADSMEQAEANGIWDSVWWWYKNLAEFILEWEVPHLSDEEKEKMFPLLKRQIEGKFDPKWFSEADMIIVGDPETCIEKMVKYAELGVDQLICYVQFGYLRHESIMRTIELLGTKVIPELERRDIKVSVTGAGG; encoded by the coding sequence ATGGGGGTGGGTGTGAAGCTCGACCTGCTGTACGAGATCGACGTGCCCAAGCCGTGGCCCGGGGAGCACCCGTGGGGCCAGCGCCAGGCGGAGCAGGAGGCCTATGCCGAGGCGCTCGAGCAGATCAAGCTGGCCGACACCCTCGGCTTCAACACGGTGTGGCACGTCGAGCACCACTTCCGGGAGGGCCGGTCGCACTCGCCCGCACCCGAGGTCATCCTCGGCGCGCTGTCGCAGGCGACCAAGAACCTGCGGCTCGGCTTCGGCGTCGTGCTCATGCCCCACCAGTTCTGCCACCCCGTCCACGTGGCGGAGAAGGTGGCGACCGCCGACATCCTGTCGGGCGGGCGCGTCGAGTGGGGGACGGGACGCTCCACCCCGATGGAGCAGACGGCGTTCCACGTCCCGGTGGAGGAGAGCCGGGCGGAGTGGGAGGAGGCCATCCAGGCCGTCGTGCAGGCGTGGCGCGAGGAGTACTTCGAGTTCCACGGCAAGTACCTCGACTTCCCCCGGCGGATGGTGACGCCCAAGCCGGTGCAGGTGCCGCACCCCCCGGCGTGGATGGCGGCGACGTCGGAGGGCTCGGCCGCCGTGGCCGGCAAGCTCGGCATGGGCCTGCTGTCGTTCTCGATCATGCAGCCCATCCAGAAAATGGCGGACCACATCGTCCAGTACCGCGCCGCGGCCCAGAACCCCTCGCCGCTGACCGAGGTGACCACCAACAAGGTGGCTGCCTACACGCTCGTCCACTGCGCCGACTCCATGGAGCAGGCGGAGGCCAACGGCATCTGGGACTCGGTGTGGTGGTGGTACAAGAACCTCGCCGAGTTCATCTTGGAGTGGGAAGTCCCGCATCTCTCCGACGAGGAGAAGGAGAAGATGTTCCCGCTGCTCAAGCGCCAGATCGAGGGGAAGTTCGACCCGAAGTGGTTCTCGGAGGCCGACATGATCATCGTCGGCGACCCCGAGACGTGCATCGAGAAGATGGTGAAGTACGCCGAGCTGGGCGTGGACCAGCTGATCTGCTACGTGCAGTTCGGCTACCTCCGGCACGAGTCCATCATGCGCACCATCGAGCTCCTCGGCACCAAGGTCATCCCCGAGCTCGAGCGCCGGGACATCAAGGTGTCCGTCACCGGCGCCGGCGGCTGA
- a CDS encoding SDR family NAD(P)-dependent oxidoreductase, with the protein MIAEALAAYDLGGRVAVVTGAASGIGRASAVLLGAVGAAVVCADVDLEGARRTAAQVEEGGGRALARPADVSDAGAVDALVDEALVEFGRIDVMANVAGIIAQASVVELDDDTLDRVLAVNLKGVFHGCRAAARAMGAQGSGSIVNMASAAVDAPSPGLAAYGMAKAAVVQLTRVLAVEMGPQGVRVNAVAPGFVETGMTSRHFTGADGTVDEPHRTAVLEAVSRTTPLRTVGRPEDVAHAVLYLASDASRFVTGQILRPNGGVAMPW; encoded by the coding sequence GTGATCGCCGAGGCGTTGGCGGCCTACGACCTCGGCGGCCGGGTGGCCGTGGTGACCGGGGCGGCGTCGGGGATCGGCCGGGCCTCGGCCGTGCTCCTGGGCGCGGTGGGGGCGGCGGTGGTGTGCGCGGACGTGGACCTCGAGGGCGCCCGGCGCACGGCGGCGCAGGTCGAGGAGGGTGGCGGTCGCGCCCTGGCGCGCCCGGCCGACGTCTCCGACGCGGGTGCCGTCGACGCGCTCGTCGACGAGGCGCTGGTCGAGTTCGGTCGCATCGACGTCATGGCCAACGTCGCCGGCATCATCGCCCAGGCGTCGGTGGTCGAGCTCGACGACGACACGCTCGATCGCGTGCTGGCTGTCAATCTCAAGGGTGTGTTCCACGGGTGCCGCGCCGCGGCGCGGGCCATGGGCGCGCAGGGCTCGGGCTCGATCGTGAACATGGCCTCGGCGGCGGTGGACGCGCCCTCGCCGGGGCTCGCCGCCTACGGCATGGCCAAGGCGGCCGTGGTGCAGCTCACCCGGGTCCTGGCCGTGGAGATGGGGCCCCAGGGGGTTCGGGTGAACGCCGTCGCCCCGGGCTTCGTGGAGACCGGCATGACGAGCCGGCACTTCACCGGCGCCGACGGCACGGTCGACGAGCCGCATCGCACGGCCGTCCTCGAGGCCGTCTCGCGCACCACCCCGCTGCGCACCGTCGGGCGGCCCGAGGACGTCGCCCATGCCGTGCTCTACTTGGCGTCCGACGCGTCGCGGTTCGTCACCGGGCAGATCCTGCGCCCCAACGGGGGAGTGGCCATGCCATGGTGA
- a CDS encoding EAL domain-containing protein gives MAAGSTEATAGDGTLMAPAAATRRVRLDPYVLGYLMGPAALVAILVLRHFRVVAHEPVWLWLAVFVTIPVTSAALELLYRRHPTRRRLHARVACHAAAVTVVIYLSGWGPVLIGAFAFVALENVSHDGSRTWRVTALWSLVGTGAGQLAIWQGWAPSLLSVGKAEALGLMGAFVLVFVIRMAGATVEQKEEAETSMRASEERFRSLVQNSTDTTLVMGAEAKIMYASPAVASLLGREPEEVLGLRATELVHPDDRAYVEAQFGALLQTVTVTEPIQFRMEHADGTCRYAEAVVSNLKDNPSVGGYVANLRDITERKEAESQLAHAALHDPLTGLPNRTLIHDRADQMLVRARREYRPVAALFVDLDNFKDINDSLGHDAGDKVLQAVAARFVGILRASDTVGRLGGDEFVVLAEGASLGAGPEMVAERLHDALREPFRLDGYQTVPLTVSASIGIAGGQRNSAHELLRDADIALYRAKALGKNRSALFQPEMQTAVLDRIEIESDLRSALAQNQFFLLYQPVFDLDHVNVSGVEALMRWRHPSRGVVPPDHFIPMLEDSGLIVDVGRWALIEACRQAAEWHARGHRLSMSVNVSMRQLEIPAFVDHVKEALVSSGLDPTSLVIEITESTLMRDADATVLRLREIKELGVHVAIDDFGTGYSSLAYLRQFPVDALKIDRSFIAAMADSPESSALIHTLVELGRTLGLETLAEGIEDNDQLLKLQQEHCDRGQGFLFSRPIEPEAIETFLAGTAGLADVVTGTPAGEPTTGAAGNATAPHGVGTAPVPAGSPDALSGVVGSAVGSTT, from the coding sequence ATGGCCGCGGGGTCGACCGAGGCGACGGCGGGGGACGGGACGCTCATGGCGCCAGCGGCGGCGACCCGGCGCGTCCGGCTCGACCCCTACGTGCTGGGCTACCTGATGGGCCCGGCCGCGCTGGTGGCGATCCTCGTCCTCCGGCACTTCCGCGTGGTCGCCCACGAGCCGGTGTGGCTGTGGCTGGCGGTCTTCGTCACCATCCCGGTGACGAGCGCGGCCTTGGAGCTGCTCTACCGCCGCCACCCCACGCGCCGGCGCCTCCACGCCCGGGTGGCGTGCCACGCCGCCGCGGTGACCGTCGTGATCTACCTGAGCGGCTGGGGCCCCGTGCTCATCGGCGCCTTCGCCTTCGTGGCACTCGAGAACGTGTCCCACGACGGCTCGCGCACGTGGCGGGTCACCGCGCTGTGGAGCCTCGTCGGCACCGGTGCCGGCCAGCTGGCCATCTGGCAGGGATGGGCGCCCTCGTTGCTGTCCGTGGGCAAGGCCGAGGCGCTCGGGCTGATGGGCGCGTTCGTGCTCGTGTTCGTCATCCGCATGGCCGGCGCCACCGTCGAGCAGAAGGAGGAGGCCGAGACCTCGATGCGCGCCAGCGAGGAGCGGTTCCGCTCGCTCGTGCAGAACTCCACCGACACGACCCTCGTCATGGGTGCCGAAGCCAAGATCATGTACGCCAGCCCGGCGGTGGCCTCGCTGCTCGGCCGGGAGCCCGAGGAGGTCCTCGGCCTGCGCGCCACCGAGCTCGTGCATCCCGACGACCGCGCCTACGTCGAGGCGCAGTTCGGCGCCCTGCTGCAGACCGTCACGGTCACCGAGCCCATCCAGTTCCGCATGGAGCACGCCGACGGCACGTGCCGCTACGCCGAGGCGGTGGTGAGCAACCTGAAGGACAACCCGTCGGTCGGGGGGTATGTGGCCAACCTGCGCGACATCACCGAGCGCAAGGAGGCCGAGTCCCAGCTCGCCCACGCCGCCCTGCACGACCCGCTCACGGGGCTGCCCAACCGGACGCTCATCCACGACCGGGCCGACCAGATGCTCGTGCGGGCCCGGCGCGAGTATCGCCCCGTGGCGGCGTTGTTCGTCGACCTCGACAATTTCAAGGACATCAACGACTCCCTGGGTCACGACGCCGGCGACAAGGTCCTGCAGGCGGTGGCGGCGCGCTTCGTCGGCATCCTGCGCGCCAGCGACACCGTGGGGCGTCTCGGCGGCGACGAGTTCGTCGTCCTCGCCGAGGGCGCGTCGCTCGGCGCGGGCCCCGAGATGGTGGCCGAACGCCTCCACGACGCGCTGCGCGAGCCGTTCCGCCTCGACGGGTACCAGACCGTGCCGTTGACGGTGTCCGCGAGCATCGGCATCGCCGGCGGCCAGCGGAACTCGGCACACGAGCTGCTGCGCGACGCCGACATCGCGCTCTACCGGGCCAAGGCCCTGGGCAAGAACCGCTCGGCGCTGTTCCAGCCGGAGATGCAGACCGCCGTCCTCGACCGCATCGAGATCGAGTCGGACCTGCGCTCGGCGCTCGCCCAAAACCAGTTCTTCCTCCTGTACCAACCGGTGTTCGACCTCGATCACGTCAACGTGTCGGGCGTCGAGGCGCTCATGCGGTGGCGGCACCCGAGCCGCGGGGTCGTCCCTCCCGACCACTTCATCCCCATGCTCGAGGACTCGGGCCTCATCGTCGACGTGGGCCGGTGGGCGCTGATCGAAGCCTGCCGCCAAGCAGCCGAGTGGCACGCCCGCGGGCACCGGCTGTCGATGTCGGTGAACGTGTCGATGCGCCAGCTCGAGATCCCCGCCTTCGTCGACCACGTCAAGGAGGCGCTGGTGTCGAGCGGCCTCGACCCCACATCGCTCGTCATCGAGATCACCGAGAGCACCCTGATGCGCGACGCCGACGCCACGGTCCTGCGCCTGCGCGAGATCAAGGAGCTCGGTGTGCACGTCGCCATCGACGACTTCGGCACCGGGTACTCGTCGTTGGCGTACCTGCGCCAGTTCCCGGTCGATGCCCTCAAGATCGACCGGTCCTTCATCGCCGCCATGGCCGACTCCCCGGAGTCGTCGGCGTTGATCCACACGCTGGTGGAGCTGGGCCGGACCCTCGGGCTGGAGACCCTCGCCGAGGGGATCGAGGACAACGACCAGCTGCTCAAGCTCCAGCAGGAGCACTGCGACCGCGGGCAGGGCTTCCTGTTCTCGCGGCCCATCGAGCCCGAAGCCATCGAGACCTTCCTCGCCGGGACGGCCGGCCTCGCCGACGTGGTCACGGGCACGCCGGCCGGGGAGCCGACCACCGGGGCCGCCGGGAACGCCACAGCGCCCCACGGTGTGGGCACCGCGCCCGTCCCAGCGGGGTCCCCCGACGCGTTGTCCGGGGTCGTGGGCTCGGCGGTGGGGTCGACCACCTGA